GAAACAGTTATAACAGCGTAGGTAGGCGCCTCCCTTAACGGATTGCGTTTCGTAAAGAAGTTATCCCAAATACCGACGTATTATGTTTGTACTCTCGTGCCTTGTGTTCGTGATCTCGGCGGGCTGATTTGTAGTGCGGTCGGAAAATGCATACATTACAGGAAACACCAGTTCGGGAATTATATTTGTTGTGCTATTGCTTTAGTCGAAGCGACGTTTTTCTGTTCTTTATAAAGATTCCCATTCTACTGTTGCCTGCAGTAAACTGCCTATCATGCGTCAATatataggatatatatatataggtatctTGCTGCCATAGGCAGCACTTTTTCCAGTTTTTCCTTATCAGCCGCAACAGCTCAGTTCCACACACGACACGCATACTGTAACACAGATGTAACGGATAATTTGTACAATACTTCCAGAGTTTGCCGAGAGAATGCGCTTGAATTTGACGTAAATATCCCAAGTTCTGACATGCTTTATTTACAGTATAATGTATGTGCCGTTGCCATGTgaaatacgaataaaagtaaatGTCTACTTATTTATATTCAAAAACTATTTAGATCTTAGTATTATTTATTGTGGAATCTAACTTACACCTGAATTTTTTTAGAGAGCCTCATACACTGTTGAGTTAACATTTAGATTAATTCTGTATGTTTGACCCCTTGCGTTTATTGCATTAATATCTTCTTGAAATACAGTTAAGGCACTTTCATTATTATCTCTTTGAAATACAGTTAAAGCACTTTCAGAATTATTTTTCTATGCAATATGAAAAACAGTCTGCAAGGAGCTCGATGTGTGATTCAACATTTTTATGGATGTCATctatataaagtaaaaaaaagaagaggccccaAAACGGATCCCTGAGACACGCCCTACGTGACATCAGTTATCCCAGATTGTTGTCCGTTTAGAACTGCATACTGACGCCTTCCTCGTAAATATTCAGCAATACAAACAATTAATGGCGAGTTAATATCAACGCTGGCAAGTTGTGCAACCATATGTcatgggaggaaaaaaaaagaaataaaaatatctCAAAACTCTCAAAAATCTAAAGAAATACAATCAACAGTGGTATTATCGTCAAGTGCTGTCGCTAAATAATGTATAAACGCCATTAATTGTGTAATACACGATATCCTTTTCTTAAATTTGTGCTGGCATGGTTTCGATAAGGAATTTGCATCGATATACTTGGCTACTCCTGTATATAAAATATGTTCTGGAATTTTACTGCACACACAGGTGAGAGGGAAAGGATGGCAGTTACTAATAAAGTAACGCGGAATCGATTTATGGATAGGAGCAACTGATAGCTTCATCAAATTGGCCACGACAGATCTCTCAATATGATGCCATCAATAGATGATGTCTTTTTATTTTGCGAATTTAATGCAATCTGTTAAGATTCATGAGCAAAAAGCAGCCACTAACGGCAAGTAATGTCATGAGCGCAACACAGTTGTTTCTTGTGAAGGAATATGAGTACATAGGAGTTATTTTTCTTAGCTACTTAGCCTGGAATGCGTACATAGATTACATTGCTTGGAAGGCTAGCAACACACTAAACTGTGTGAGGCGCAACAAACAAGCACCGGCCTGTTGGAAGGAAATCCTGTATATGTAGAATGTAAGCCCACTTTTGTAATACGCGTGTAGCACTTGGGACCCTTGTACTAAACTTAACGTCGACGCTATGGTGCGTGCCCCATTGCGAGCGGTTCGTTTCGTCACAGGCGATTATGACTATTCTAATAGATAGTTCCAAATCAGAAGTACATTAGGGTGGCCTCCTCTTGAAGACAGGCGCCAGTGTTTACGCTTGTCATTGCTTTATAAAATATTTCATAGTTCAACGGGCATTCAAAAGGAAAACTACATGCTGGAGCTTACTTGTATATCTGCCCGTACTGATCACACATTAAAAGTGCGCGAGATTGCTACCGGGATAAACCTATTCAAATATTCATTTTTCCCACGAACAATTCATCAGTGGAATAAGCTCCCCCAAGAAATTGTCTCCACTTCCCCTTAAACATTCCTACATGTGCTTCGAAGTTTTATTTCAACTGAGCCTGGGCACAGTTGAAAGTTATataggctttcttttcttcttcctagGGATTTGTGCTTGGCTGTCTTTGACACTTTGTTGCCTTTGCTGTTTAATGAGCTGTTTTTCTGTAGCCAATTCCAAATGACGTGTTACCAATCTGTGTTTATCTATTTGTATTTTTTTGTGTCTTGATGTTAATATTTCCCCCTCCCTTACGCTAATACCCCCCACCGGCACTgtaggtattgtaaataaataaataaataaataaataaataaataaataaataaataaatgcctaATTTGTACTTCGGCCGCAATTTACTGCGTGCTTGACTGAATAGCTGCATATgaagattttcttttaatttgcaCTATTATATTTCGCGTAAGTTCGTGATTTTTCTACATATTTAAAGGGATAGTAACAGGAAGCCTATTATCCTGTATCGGTAAATTACGCTTTACGATATTAAGAACACCAGTTTTACTAAGAGAAAAAGCTTGCGACGCCAGCAAAAGCGCATAAACGAAAGTCTCATGACGACAccaccttgaagtttcctccgACAATGTCTTAGTAAAAAATATATcataaaataaaatagatataTATTTCAATATAACGTTGAAATTCATGACGCCACAGTGATGTATTGGTGCTTTGGATTCgatgtgaattaaaaaaaaacgaaagctaacttttacttttattttcgCTATTACTACATAAGAAGTATACTTTTGAAACCATGCCTTATCAGGTTAAGCTGATTCATTGTTTTCGCTTTAGAATTCCTTTGAACCATTCACTTGAAAGACCTTGCCACGTCTCCTTTCGACGAGTTATTTCCTTCTTGCCGCCGGAAATTAAGGCAATGTACCCCAAATTTGATTAGAACGCTTGAAAGACTGATATGCGCATTTGTGCACTTCAACTTGTGTAGAAAAGGAGTACACGTGTACGAGAGGTTTTGTTCCAAGAGTGAAACAAGCCAGGGGTGACCAGAAAGTCACTCCGCGCCAACAGCTGGAGCTCCAGACTCGCGCACTGGTGATGTGCGTTGGTTCTTCCTCCTCCTTGGCGTGTATCTCTGACTCCTTTCCTTTACATGATTTTTATAGTTTTCTTTTACGAACTGTATTTGGAGGAAGACCACGGGCGTTATAAACACTGTTTACACACAAAGCGCTGATAGTCAGGAGACGTAATGTATTTCAAGCAAATCATCAGATTAAAGCGTCATTAAGAGTGACAACGAGCATGGcatcaagtgttgtttctacggTTTGTTTAGGGCATATGGCTCTATAACTGAGAAAATTTTCGATGGTGTTAGCAGATCAGAGTAAAGTTGTCAATTGGTGTCTATAATTTACGTAAAGTGGAATCTTTTTTGGCTTCCTTCTATATTGGAAAGCATGCAATATAGAGTGGAGTTGTTGTTCTACAGCTTTTTCCCACTGACATGATAGGATTCACGTTAGCCGTACAGAATGGTCAAAATATGTTGCTCTTTAGGCCGGCTGTCCAGCAGGAACATAATCAGATAAAATAGTTTTGCAcattctaaaaaaatattttcgacaCCTTTTTTCGATGCAATAAGGTGGATAAGAGAAAGTTCAATACAGAATATAAATCCGAATCAGTGAGTCCGGAAGAGCATTTTTAAGTAGAGGACAAATTAGTATTTGTACAAATTAGTACATTAGTACTAATGTAATATTAATACTTACCGTTATATTAATATTATTACTGATATTATTATTCTATATTAATATTactaatattaatattattatttattaatatTACTGTAATATTAATACATTAATACTAGTACATTAGTACTACTAGTAGTAATTAGTACATTAGTATAAATTAGTACAAATTAGGTCACAGAGGGCCAGTTGTTCCACTGGCCCTCTGTGGCCCCTGAACAATACCAGGTGTTTTTGTAGACTACACAAAACTAAGATAATTGGATTAGGATTCAAGGTATAGTTGCATTCGATGAAAGACGATGCCTTCCTGGGTGCGCTGGCGGTGAGAACGGGCTGTATGAACGGCACGAGTTATTGTGATAGCCGCGCTGGGAGTGACAACGTTTGATTAACGTCAACTATGGAAGTTGAATCACCGTCCAAATTTTGGTCATCagttatcattatcattatcattgacTGTATCACCCGCCAATCAtgatcatcattaccatcatagTCATGACATACCCAGTCGTCCAAGTTGCCCGTACCTCGTGGCCCATACTCAGCAACCGCGGCGGCACACAAACAGTAGCACATACCTAATGGCCCCGGTTGACCATACCCTTTGTCATGACATACCCAATGACCATAGTGGTACTTATATTTAGACTCCACTATCTTCGGGGTTGGCCCACGAAAGAGGCTAgagccagagagagagacagccagagagaaaacaaagaaaaaaaggcagggaGCTCATCCGGACGAGCGttcggtttgctgccctacactggtgGAAGGGAAAGGGGACTAGAAAGAGGAAAGCCGGAGAGAGTGAACACTatgtgtgcacgcagcaaagcgccttgagTTAAGTCCAAGCAAGTGCCCCGCCGATGcattgggctgccgtcattccgCTGTCTGAAGCTAATCCTGGTGCTTCCACATAGccggtgatgcgcgttgaagtcacctgggAAGACCAAGGGACCAGTGGCTGTCAGCAGTACTTTGCAGTGTGGGGCCGAATAGCATTAAAGTAAACCGCGGTCTTTTTGCCTTCAGTGCGAATAGAATGTTCTGGGTGAGCCCGAGccacagcggaagtcacaacGGAAGCCACAGCCGGAGCCGAAGCCGAAGCCGAAACCACGTCAAGTGATACGGCGCACCGTTGTAGAGTGCACTGCACAGCGCGgcttcctgacaaattgcccgaagaacgCCCGGCAAGTGATTacgatgctccggtctctgatgaatacatTTAGAATACTGTTGAATGGCCTGCATGCTCcgtgcaagtgctggatgctctcaattcagcgCTTGCAAGTCTTGAGTAGGCTAGAAACTGGTTATAAACATACATTCCCGATAGTGAAAAGTGGTGGCAACTCGAGAAGGAAGACATTGTTTTCCGAAAAAAAATACCTCCGGCAGCATATTTACTATTCTCGAACAagattactcgaagaggtggacgttacttgcacgagaaatctaaATGCAAATTTATCTGATTTACGAAACTTCCCTAAATAAAGCTCTGGCTGATTCCTTAAGGGCACATATTGCGATTTACGATTTTCGCGCTTGCACGTCTGGAAAGCAAATGCACTTGAAATAAGTTCTGAGGGTAGCACCGGTTTCGAGAAGGGCACCGTCAAACTTATAGCAAAAGTGCACTGTTCTTCTACTCACAATTTAAAGAAATGCTGCGTTGAGCATTGAAGGGGCAAGTAGCCAAACCGCCTATGTATTTTGTTGCACACTTCGGgaagaattcgttctaagtgaaTGCGCCTCGTGAGCACACCGACAATAATTTGTTTGGAATACGTGCCGTAATGTGATTAGTTAGAAAATCAATTAATCAGTTCTTGTAATTTGTCAAATGCGCATTTTCATTTATCGTGCGAGTAATGTCAACCTCTTTGGTGTCTGACAACTGGCACGCGTCTCGTGGCCCCAAGgcgtcgcccccacctgggagccacactaggcctacctacCCTAACTCCcaaccctgcagtggcaaataaagttgtttctctctctctcattgagCAATGTATTTCATGAAGTAACCgctgtgctaaaaaaaaaaaacacccaacATAGTTCCTGAGAACGCACCATCTGAAGGATACTTACATGCTGAATGCCAGGCATGCAAACATCCTCGTCGAAGCGCTCAGTTGTAGGGCACCTTGTTTTTCGAGCAACATAGGTGAGATTGTAGGTTAATCCATTCAGTACCTGTGATTTGAATGAAGACGTATATTATTCATAATAATTGGCAGCGATGTATCAAATGTTCGAACTCGAAGTATTATGAACAACACTGTTGGGAGGCAACACTGAGGCAGTGACAAATGAACACTGAAACGTGACGTTAGTGTAGAATCAGGGACTAAAGTCCTCATTGACAGCGTCCGGTGCTTGATCAGAAGGCATTATAGTAATTCGCATGTTTGACCGTCACTGCCACCTGGCAAGACATGAAAATAGTGTAAAATTTGCGTACGTCTACTTTTATATAGGTGCGCTTTCTGAGAGACGTAATTAAATGTAATTCATCCTTTCTCAGTACTTTCCGATATACAAGATATTCAATGGTAAAGTGTTGGTTACGTTAACTATAAAACTGCGCTAGCTCTGAGTGGGCTTGCACAGGTGGTGTATGTGCTGTGGCGGACACAGTATTCGTGAACAAGGACGCTGAGCAAGTGCATATTTAACGAAAAAAACTTCCTAACTCTGAAATTTCGCGCTAATGGTACGCGTTTACATCACAAATAATAAAACTACTGTATTGAAGGTGTAGTTAATTTTACTTGACGCTTCTGATGTGTTTGTGCTCCTACATTTGACAATCAGCTTAGTACACTAGTTTTGCATTCAGAGGTGGAAGGCTccacatatatgtatataaatgtacgctcccccccccctctccccgcaCCATGTGAATGAGCGTAGTTGCGGGGGAAAGTGGTGAGCCAGTCTTGTTTTTGCAAGCCGACCGCAGAAGCGCAATTGTCATCAGCTCAACCCGCCTTCTTCACTGGCGTGCTGCACGGAATGGGCTACGTCACACGCGGGTTCTTCTTTGTGTCGAGACTCAAACCTCTGAATACAAAAGTAAAAACTGAACGTTAAATTTGATTGTGAGTGTATTTGAGCACAAGCGCTTTAAGGTGTCAAATCATGTTAAGCTGTCCTCGAATACGATTGTTTTCAAGCTGTTGTGTAAACACATACAACATAACCAAAATCAGTAATTTAAAAATGAGTTTTAAATAACCAACTTGCTGAAGGTACACTGTGTCCGCCGAAGTGTATAAACCACCTGTACAAGAAAGAGTTGCGTAGCTAGGTTAAGATTAGAAAGAAAATTACCGATAGTTGAACCTTGAGGACGCTGTACAAATTCGACACTTAGTCTGCCTGTCACTATACCAACCTGTAATTCCTGACAATCGAGAAATAAAATTCGTACCTGCACGTAGGCTCGTAGCACTTCGCTAGCCACGCTGTAGTTCTTCCTTCCGTCGTTCGCATCGAGCTCCACTTCGTTGGCTAGTTGTAAGAACTCGGGGCTGGACGCGTCTTGCCACTGCCAGTCACCGTACTgcctgtagatgtcgttggtGTCCGAATACCACGCTCCACAAAGCAACGTCATCCGGAAAATCACGACCAAAGAGACGGCAACGGCTTGCCGGTGTCTTCTCCGGGTCTTCATGGTATTCTGAGTCGTAATAGGCACCTTCACCATGGCCATTTCTCTAAAGAAAACTTCAAATAAAGTATTTTTTTAAAGGTAACGTGTGTTGAATTAAAGACCTGCTAGAGAAAACGCAAGTTGTGAGTCATGTAATGGTGGTTTagaaaatattaaaattttcTGTGAATAACTTTGTATAATGAAATCTTGCATTAGAATTGCACAATACAATACCGAACCAAAACATCTCCGGCGGTCTGCTAAAGTTGGATAAAACGGAAAAATGTCTCGGCTTTTTTCCGCCAGCAGCAATAAGTGCCCGCTGAATTCCCGAAAAGAACAACATTCTCTATAGCCACTTCTCTTCCTCCGAGCATCATTGGAGGAAGAgaccccgcggggtactgcaaacgtctgggcgtgggaggatcctatgaccaggttccacgacatcacgacacactaccagtCACAAAGACGTGTATACCCATCCCCTTACATTGTAGGTTAGACAGAATGCTGGTAGTACACTTCGGACAATTACAAAaggattcttacagaaaccccagactcatgcacgccttGTATCCAGACATgcacactacaaacagatgcacatcgtgtggcgaggttgccacacttaatcacatgttatgggagcgtcagcacttaacaaaca
The sequence above is a segment of the Dermacentor variabilis isolate Ectoservices chromosome 7, ASM5094787v1, whole genome shotgun sequence genome. Coding sequences within it:
- the LOC142586874 gene encoding uncharacterized protein LOC142586874 isoform X2, producing the protein MAMVKVPITTQNTMKTRRRHRQAVAVSLVVIFRMTLLCGAWYSDTNDIYRQYGDWQWQDASSPEFLQLANEVELDANDGRKNYSVASEVLRAYVQVLNGLTYNLTYVARKTRCPTTERFDEDVCMPGIQHEKGRYCNALVWQDYYASIRETYFYKCDNFWSTTYE
- the LOC142586874 gene encoding uncharacterized protein LOC142586874 isoform X1; translation: MRPMRAARLPSSSSAGGMTNNTMKTRRRHRQAVAVSLVVIFRMTLLCGAWYSDTNDIYRQYGDWQWQDASSPEFLQLANEVELDANDGRKNYSVASEVLRAYVQVLNGLTYNLTYVARKTRCPTTERFDEDVCMPGIQHEKGRYCNALVWQDYYASIRETYFYKCDNFWSTTYE